A stretch of the Chitinophagaceae bacterium genome encodes the following:
- a CDS encoding type B 50S ribosomal protein L31 produces MKKGIHPENYRFVVFKDMSNNTSFISRSSASTKEVITMDDGKEYPLIKLEISNTSHPYYTGKMKFIDTAGRIDKFKKKYAKKS; encoded by the coding sequence ATGAAAAAAGGTATTCACCCGGAAAATTACCGATTCGTAGTTTTCAAAGACATGTCGAACAACACTTCATTCATTTCAAGGTCATCTGCATCTACCAAGGAGGTGATAACCATGGACGATGGAAAGGAATATCCGTTGATTAAGCTTGAAATTTCCAACACGTCACACCCTTACTACACTGGTAAGATGAAGTTTATTGACACTGCCGGTCGTATCGATAAGTTTAAAAAGAAATACGCGAAGAAGAGTTAA
- a CDS encoding GlmU family protein encodes MQEKNFILFDDECRDQLLPFTFTRPVCEIRMGILTITGKWEYSLNLKPSYLTQEYLSKKYPLKKQEVNWLINGSVLPDPRLVAQVVSLQLNEAIVENEIVVACCVADFSIENGILNSNTIIQQCRVISPASSIRSVRKLTDIFSMNGEALRDDFKLITRQRRSVTVSESNNISHRDAIFIEEGANVEYAYLNASNGPIYIGKNAEVMEGAMIRGPFSLGEGSVVKMGSKIYYPTTIGPFCKVGGEINNVVMFGNSNKAHDGYLGNAVIGEWCNLGADTNNSNLKNDYSNVKLWNYPQQKFADTGLQFCGVMMGDHSKCGINTMFNTGTVVGVFANLFGDGFPRNFIPSFSWGGHAGITDYKLEKALKVAELVMKRRDQQLTDIDVEILQHIYKLPKR; translated from the coding sequence ATGCAAGAAAAAAATTTCATTCTTTTCGATGATGAATGCAGAGATCAACTGCTGCCTTTCACTTTTACAAGGCCTGTGTGTGAAATCCGGATGGGTATACTCACCATAACCGGGAAGTGGGAGTACTCACTGAACCTGAAGCCAAGCTATCTTACACAGGAATATCTCAGTAAGAAGTATCCACTGAAGAAGCAGGAAGTTAATTGGCTTATCAATGGATCAGTTTTGCCTGATCCACGATTGGTAGCGCAGGTAGTTTCACTTCAATTGAATGAAGCAATAGTTGAAAATGAGATAGTCGTTGCCTGTTGCGTAGCTGATTTTTCTATAGAGAATGGCATACTCAACTCCAATACAATTATTCAGCAATGCAGAGTAATTTCACCGGCTTCCTCCATCCGTTCCGTTCGAAAACTTACAGATATCTTTTCGATGAACGGAGAGGCATTGCGGGATGATTTTAAATTAATTACACGGCAACGTCGTTCAGTTACTGTTTCTGAATCAAATAATATCAGCCACCGTGATGCTATATTTATTGAAGAAGGTGCCAATGTTGAATATGCTTATTTGAATGCATCCAATGGACCAATTTACATCGGTAAAAATGCTGAAGTGATGGAAGGTGCGATGATCCGCGGCCCATTTTCTTTGGGTGAGGGAAGTGTGGTTAAGATGGGCAGTAAGATCTATTACCCCACCACTATCGGACCTTTTTGCAAAGTGGGCGGTGAAATAAATAATGTAGTAATGTTTGGCAATTCTAACAAGGCACACGACGGTTATCTTGGAAACGCTGTTATTGGTGAGTGGTGCAACCTGGGCGCTGATACCAATAATTCAAACCTGAAAAATGATTACAGTAATGTTAAGCTCTGGAATTATCCGCAGCAGAAATTTGCAGATACAGGGTTGCAGTTTTGTGGTGTGATGATGGGTGATCATTCAAAATGTGGTATCAACACTATGTTTAATACCGGTACTGTTGTAGGGGTATTTGCCAATCTTTTTGGAGACGGATTTCCTAGAAATTTCATACCATCATTCAGTTGGGGAGGTCACGCTGGCATTACCGATTATAAATTGGAGAAAGCACTTAAAGTGGCTGAATTGGTGATGAAGCGAAGAGATCAGCAACTTACCGATATAGATGTGGAAATACTGCAACATATTTACAAGCTGCCAAAAAGATGA
- a CDS encoding triose-phosphate isomerase, translating to MRKNIIAGNWKMNKSPVESTQLVEETLHLLSGETIGETVVIFCPPFVSLERVASLVKENKNVFVAAQNCHWEKSGAFTGEVSPAMIKATGATYVIIGHSERRLYFKETNEQLAKKATAIIGEGMQVIYCCGEPLEIREANAHFTLVEQQIREGLFHLTKENFASVVIAYEPVWAIGTGKVASDEQAQEMHAFIRGLIRKQYDEETANNLTIQYGGSMKPSNAKGLMTQPDVDGGLIGGASLIAADFVGIIKSV from the coding sequence ATGCGAAAAAATATAATTGCCGGAAACTGGAAGATGAACAAGTCGCCTGTAGAAAGCACTCAACTGGTGGAAGAAACACTGCACTTGCTCTCCGGTGAAACAATTGGTGAAACAGTAGTTATATTTTGTCCACCTTTTGTGTCTCTCGAACGTGTAGCGTCCCTGGTTAAGGAAAATAAAAATGTGTTTGTTGCAGCGCAGAATTGCCATTGGGAAAAATCAGGCGCATTTACCGGCGAAGTGTCGCCGGCAATGATCAAAGCCACAGGAGCTACCTACGTTATCATTGGGCATTCTGAAAGACGCCTCTATTTCAAGGAAACAAACGAACAGCTTGCAAAGAAAGCAACGGCAATAATCGGAGAAGGCATGCAGGTAATTTATTGCTGTGGAGAACCGCTTGAGATTCGCGAAGCCAATGCGCATTTTACATTGGTTGAACAACAAATCAGGGAAGGGCTTTTTCATCTCACCAAAGAAAATTTTGCAAGTGTAGTGATTGCCTATGAACCTGTCTGGGCCATTGGAACAGGAAAAGTAGCGAGTGACGAGCAGGCGCAGGAAATGCACGCTTTTATCCGCGGCCTGATCCGTAAACAGTACGATGAGGAAACTGCAAACAATCTTACCATTCAATATGGCGGCAGCATGAAACCGTCCAATGCCAAAGGATTGATGACACAACCTGATGTGGATGGAGGACTTATTGGTGGTGCGTCGTTAATTGCGGCTGACTTCGTGGGAATTATTAAGAGTGTTTAG